TCCTGGATGGCGTCCACGAGGTTCTCCGGGTGGATGATGATCTGGACGGGGTTTTCAAAAATGCGGTCCAGGACCACGTTGCTAAAATTAATGTTACGGACGCGCGTTCGGTTCAGGCTGAAGTCGGTCGGGCTGGAGTGGTCGGGGAGCTCGATCGTCAGGCCCTGGCGAGAGTCGGTGATGACGAGATCCGAGAAGGTACAGTTCTGGACGGTGCCGTCGTTACGCCAGGCGATGCGGATCGCGTTGTGGATGGAGCTGAGGACACAGCCTTTCACGATGATGCGCTCGCAGACGCGAGGCTGCTTGAGGGTATTTGTGTTGGCCCGCACGATGATGCTGTCGTCGCCGGAGTGGATGACGCAGTTGCTCAGGGTGATGTCACTGGAGCAGTTGATGTGGATGCCGTCCGCATTCGGGTATTGAGGATTACAATACATTTTCACGGAGTCGGCGGACACGTACTGGCAGTTGTTAATCCAGCACCCCCAGCCGCCGGCCATCTCTTTCATGGTAAAGTCACACATGCGCACGTTGGTGCTGCTCATGACAAATATCATGCGTGCCGGCAGAATGTCGGTATTGCGAATGTAGCGTTTTTTGCCGTCGGGGTCCGTGATCTCGTCACAAAATGCGCTCCCTCTACAGTCGATCAGGCCCATGCCGGTGATCGAGACATTGCTGGCCCCACCGATGTAGATGAGGCAACGATTGGTCGCCCGCGGGGCTTTTTTCTC
This genomic interval from Ruficoccus sp. ZRK36 contains the following:
- a CDS encoding glycosyl hydrolase family 28 protein; this translates as MKDFPITEYGAIGDGETLNTAAIQKAIDACRDHGGGRVCVADGTYVTGTIHLYSNIELHLEPNGVLAASTKGEDYPDFVSEELDEKKAPRATNRCLIYIGGASNVSITGMGLIDCRGSAFCDEITDPDGKKRYIRNTDILPARMIFVMSSTNVRMCDFTMKEMAGGWGCWINNCQYVSADSVKMYCNPQYPNADGIHINCSSDITLSNCVIHSGDDSIIVRANTNTLKQPRVCERIIVKGCVLSSIHNAIRIAWRNDGTVQNCTFSDLVITDSRQGLTIELPDHSSPTDFSLNRTRVRNINFSNVVLDRIFENPVQIIIHPENLVDAIQDIHFSNISATSELFPIVVGREDAIIQDISFNHCSFTVTGQQEPPYPVFQHVKNLHLDDTTFNIEA